The following are from one region of the Streptomyces fradiae genome:
- a CDS encoding BTAD domain-containing putative transcriptional regulator → MDIQILGALAAQERGVSVVPSAAKPRQLLALLALHADRVVSVPTLMEEIWGECIPRSASTTLQTYILQLRRRLTAALDGDPRRDAKDILVTRFGGYLLQVEPGRVDAHEFDRLAAAGATAFEVGDHRAASDLLRRALGLWQGPALVDVPAGSVLELEVLRLNEQRTTTLERRIESDLRLGRHAEVVPELRVLAARHPLHEGFCAQLMRALHRTGGSWRALEAYQRLRGSLVRELGLEPSAALQDLHRAVLSGDPDHALRAAATAERAR, encoded by the coding sequence ATGGACATCCAGATCCTGGGGGCGCTCGCCGCGCAGGAACGCGGTGTGTCGGTCGTACCCAGCGCCGCCAAGCCCCGCCAGCTCCTCGCGCTGCTCGCCCTGCACGCCGACCGGGTGGTGTCGGTGCCGACGCTGATGGAGGAGATCTGGGGCGAGTGCATCCCGCGCAGCGCCTCCACCACGCTCCAGACGTACATCCTCCAGTTGCGCCGCCGGCTCACCGCCGCGCTCGACGGCGACCCGCGGCGCGACGCGAAGGACATCCTGGTCACCCGGTTCGGCGGCTATCTGCTCCAGGTGGAACCCGGCCGGGTGGACGCCCACGAGTTCGACCGGCTCGCCGCGGCCGGCGCCACCGCCTTCGAGGTCGGCGACCACCGTGCCGCCTCCGACCTGCTGCGCCGGGCCCTCGGCCTGTGGCAGGGCCCGGCCCTGGTCGACGTACCGGCCGGATCGGTGCTCGAACTGGAGGTGCTGCGGCTCAACGAGCAGCGCACCACCACGCTGGAACGCCGCATCGAGTCGGACCTGCGGCTCGGCCGGCACGCCGAGGTGGTCCCCGAACTGCGCGTCCTCGCCGCCCGGCACCCGCTCCACGAGGGCTTCTGCGCCCAGCTGATGCGCGCCCTGCACCGCACCGGCGGCAGCTGGCGGGCCCTGGAGGCCTACCAGCGGCTGCGCGGCTCGCTCGTCCGCGAGCTGGGGCTCGAACCGTCGGCGGCGCTGCAGGACCTGCACCGGGCGGTGCTCTCCGGGGACCCGGACCACGCGCTGCGGGCGGCGGCGACGGCGGAGCGGGCGCGGTAG